One segment of Panulirus ornatus isolate Po-2019 chromosome 2, ASM3632096v1, whole genome shotgun sequence DNA contains the following:
- the LOC139752197 gene encoding uncharacterized protein, with protein sequence MTYSLRSTEEFIDIPMNKAPHGIAASLDVESLLTNAPVERTIDIILDYVYQHHVLPSLEMPRNISREMLRSCTMEAPFRCPQGKLYLQVDRITVEVLFAEAFMSYVETTALRPKSITPQIYYRYIDDILICLDNLNSLENLRNRLQETLD encoded by the coding sequence ATGACTTACTCCCTACGATCGACTGAAGAGTTTATTGACATCCCTATGAATAAAGCACCACATGGCATCGCAGCTTCCCTGGATGTGGAGTCTCTCCTCACAAATGCACCAGTGGAGAGGACAATAGACATCATCCTGGATTATGTTTACCAACACCATGTCTTACCTTCCCTGGAGATGCCCAGAAATATATCAAGAGAAATGTTACGTTCTTGCACCATGGAAGCACCTTTCAGATGTCCGCAAGGCAAGCTTTATCTGCAGGTAGATAGAATAACCGTGGAGGTTCTTTTTGCGGAGGCATTTATGTCCTATGTCGAAACTACAGCATTGCGACCTAAGAGCATAACACCCCAGATATACTACAGATATATAGACGACATTCTAATCTGTCTAGATAACTTAAACTCGCTGGAAAACCTCCGTAACCGACTCCAAGAAACTTTAGACTGA